The proteins below come from a single Candidatus Chlamydia sanziniae genomic window:
- a CDS encoding ABC transporter substrate-binding protein, whose amino-acid sequence MTLQRWFFLLFLSSLLSSCLASKSKATQSFTIAIYDDPTTLSPEQAKRTLELSILKLLFDGLTRENTDKPNNLEFAIARDYIASRDYTTYTFFIKENALWSDGTPLTSQDIRNAWEYARKNSPHSELFQGLTFHTPSLSTITITSDIPYPDLPKLLAFPAFAIFNPHNPQLFSGPFILVNYSPGNRLALQKNPHYYDYSSVAINSLHLLIIPDIYTAVHLLNRKKIDWVGQPWHQGIPEELYTNTSHHYYDYPVEGAFWLVLNTKDPHLANLQSRHRLAAAIDKHSLINNALHGKQQPANTLSRGAPQPPEYKKQKTLTPPEKLTLTYPSDILRCKHVAELLKEQWKAVGIDLFLEGLEYHLFLNKRSIQDYNIATQTGVAYYPSAKLLSQEDKLIQNLEIIPLYYMHYDYLTLYEVKDVIYNASGAVDLKYAHIVQK is encoded by the coding sequence ATGACATTACAACGGTGGTTTTTTCTACTGTTCCTCTCCTCCCTTCTTTCTAGTTGTCTTGCTTCTAAATCAAAAGCCACCCAATCTTTCACTATCGCTATTTACGATGACCCGACAACACTCTCTCCTGAGCAAGCGAAAAGAACCCTAGAATTATCAATTCTAAAGTTACTTTTTGATGGTCTTACAAGAGAAAATACCGATAAACCCAATAACTTAGAATTCGCAATTGCTAGAGACTATATTGCTTCTAGAGATTACACAACCTATACTTTCTTTATCAAAGAAAATGCCTTATGGAGTGATGGTACACCCCTAACTTCTCAAGACATTCGTAATGCCTGGGAATACGCTCGAAAAAACTCTCCCCACTCCGAGCTTTTCCAAGGACTCACTTTCCATACACCCTCATTATCTACGATAACAATAACCTCGGATATCCCTTATCCAGATTTACCAAAACTTCTTGCTTTCCCTGCCTTTGCTATCTTCAATCCCCACAATCCACAACTTTTCAGTGGACCCTTTATTCTAGTCAACTATTCTCCAGGAAATCGTCTTGCCCTACAGAAAAACCCCCACTACTATGATTATAGCAGTGTAGCCATCAACTCGTTACATTTATTAATTATTCCGGATATTTATACAGCAGTACACCTCCTCAACCGAAAAAAAATCGATTGGGTAGGACAACCATGGCACCAAGGAATTCCTGAGGAACTCTATACAAATACATCTCATCACTACTATGACTATCCTGTAGAGGGGGCTTTCTGGCTCGTATTAAATACAAAAGACCCGCATCTTGCCAATCTCCAAAGTCGCCACAGATTGGCAGCTGCTATCGACAAGCATAGTTTAATTAATAATGCATTACATGGTAAACAGCAGCCTGCGAACACACTCTCGCGCGGAGCTCCACAGCCTCCAGAATATAAAAAACAAAAGACGTTAACACCTCCCGAAAAACTCACTCTTACCTATCCTTCGGACATTTTAAGATGCAAACATGTTGCAGAACTGCTTAAAGAACAGTGGAAAGCTGTCGGCATTGACCTTTTTCTTGAAGGTCTAGAGTACCACCTTTTTCTTAATAAAAGGAGCATCCAAGATTATAACATAGCCACGCAAACAGGAGTTGCCTACTACCCAAGTGCAAAACTCCTCTCCCAAGAAGATAAACTTATCCAAAATCTTGAAATTATTCCTTTATATTATATGCACTATGACTACCTTACATTATACGAAGTAAAAGATGTCATTTATAACGCTTCCGGTGCTGTAGATCTAAAATACGCTCATATTGTACAGAAATAA
- a CDS encoding peptide ABC transporter substrate-binding protein: MRKTSLGICLCFLLTSPLTLQGCKRSLRPLQAQLTISMRDEPRSLDPRQVRTLSEMSLIKHIYEGLVQENPLTGMLEPALAESYSLSENKTTYTFKLKDIFWSNGDPITSEDFIASWKQVINQEVSGVYAFAFNLIKNVQKIQEGTLPINEIGCYTPNATTLVITLEAPTSHFLKLLALPVFFPVHKTQRHSNSQALPIASSAFYPKTIKHKQWLKLAKNPRYYNHNQVKTQSITIHFISDSNTAALLFNQRKLNWQGPPWGDRIPIEALSTLQSQGHLHSFDVAGTSWLTFNVNKFPLNYVKLREALSLALNKEALVSTIFLDRGKPAHHLLPTNIHPYPESDQQNTKQRRTQAKQLFEEALQELHLSPKDLEHHSLVFSAGSSANSLLVQLIREQWREIFGFTLPIASKEFSLLQADLAAGNFSLAIGGWFADFTDPMAFLSIFTHPSGIPPYAINHESFLHLMKTIEQEMNPKTRELLVSQASLYLETFHIIEPLYHDVFHFALNKKLVNVGVSPTGSVDFRYAGEL, from the coding sequence ATGCGCAAGACATCATTGGGAATCTGCCTCTGTTTCCTCCTCACCTCACCCCTAACTCTCCAAGGATGTAAACGTTCTCTACGCCCCCTTCAAGCCCAATTAACCATCAGTATGCGCGATGAACCACGCTCCTTAGATCCACGACAAGTTCGAACTCTTTCAGAAATGAGCTTAATCAAACATATCTATGAAGGACTTGTACAAGAAAATCCTTTAACAGGTATGCTAGAACCTGCACTTGCTGAAAGCTATTCCCTATCTGAAAATAAAACTACCTATACTTTTAAGCTCAAAGATATTTTCTGGAGCAACGGCGACCCTATCACCTCAGAGGATTTCATTGCCTCATGGAAACAAGTTATCAACCAAGAAGTCTCTGGAGTTTATGCTTTTGCATTCAACCTCATCAAAAATGTCCAAAAAATTCAAGAAGGGACCCTCCCTATCAATGAAATAGGTTGCTATACCCCTAATGCTACAACCTTAGTGATTACTTTAGAGGCCCCAACTTCACACTTCCTAAAATTACTCGCTCTGCCTGTCTTTTTCCCTGTCCACAAAACACAACGACATTCTAACTCCCAAGCCCTCCCTATTGCTAGCAGTGCTTTCTATCCCAAAACAATCAAACACAAGCAATGGTTAAAGCTTGCTAAAAATCCCCGCTACTACAACCATAACCAAGTGAAAACTCAATCTATTACGATCCATTTTATTTCCGATTCAAACACTGCAGCACTATTATTCAACCAAAGAAAACTCAATTGGCAAGGACCACCCTGGGGCGACCGTATTCCCATAGAAGCACTCTCCACCCTTCAATCCCAGGGCCACTTACACTCTTTTGACGTTGCCGGTACCTCATGGCTGACTTTTAATGTGAACAAATTTCCTCTAAACTATGTAAAACTCCGCGAAGCCCTTTCTCTCGCCTTAAATAAAGAAGCTCTTGTTTCTACGATATTTTTAGATCGTGGAAAACCAGCTCATCATCTTCTTCCTACAAATATTCACCCCTATCCAGAAAGCGATCAACAAAATACAAAACAACGCCGAACCCAAGCGAAACAGCTTTTTGAAGAAGCTTTGCAAGAACTTCACCTCTCCCCAAAAGATTTAGAACATCATAGTCTCGTATTTTCCGCAGGATCCTCAGCAAATTCCTTACTTGTTCAGCTCATCCGTGAGCAATGGAGAGAGATTTTCGGCTTCACCCTACCTATTGCCAGTAAAGAATTCTCTCTTCTCCAAGCTGATCTCGCAGCAGGAAACTTCTCCTTAGCCATAGGAGGATGGTTTGCAGACTTTACTGACCCCATGGCATTTCTTTCTATCTTTACCCATCCTTCAGGAATTCCTCCTTATGCCATTAATCATGAGAGTTTTCTTCACCTTATGAAAACTATAGAACAGGAGATGAATCCAAAAACTCGTGAACTCCTTGTGTCTCAAGCTTCTCTTTACCTTGAAACTTTCCATATTATCGAGCCTCTATATCACGATGTCTTCCATTTCGCCCTAAATAAAAAACTTGTTAATGTAGGCGTCTCTCCTACAGGAAGCGTAGACTTTCGATATGCCGGAGAACTTTAA
- the tsaD gene encoding tRNA (adenosine(37)-N6)-threonylcarbamoyltransferase complex transferase subunit TsaD, which translates to MLTLGLESSCDETACAIVNDNKQILSNIVASQAIHAPYGGVVPELASRAHLNAFPQVVDLALGQANLSLQDIDLIAVTQTPGLIGSLAVGIHFAKGLALGSQKPLIGVNHVEAHLYAAYMTVEEVLFPALGLVASGAHTATFLMENPYTYKLIGKTRDDAIGETFDKVARFLGLPYPGGSCIEKLASQGEEHAYPFPSAKVPGHDFSFSGLKTAVLYTIRGKNSNHRTPLPKLEEQKQKNIAASFQRAACATIVQKLSPIIKEFSCRSMLIGGGVAANAYFQSAIKAACNLPLFFPPATLCSDNAAMIAGLGKECFQQKIHTPGIRPCARHHWESASVSSSPHP; encoded by the coding sequence ATGCTCACCCTAGGCTTAGAAAGCTCTTGTGATGAGACTGCTTGCGCTATAGTTAATGATAATAAACAGATATTATCAAACATTGTTGCATCACAAGCTATTCATGCCCCCTACGGTGGCGTAGTCCCTGAACTTGCTTCCCGAGCTCACCTCAATGCTTTTCCTCAAGTCGTAGATTTAGCTTTAGGACAAGCTAACCTTTCCTTACAAGATATTGATCTCATTGCTGTGACTCAAACACCAGGGCTCATTGGTTCTCTTGCCGTCGGCATTCACTTTGCCAAAGGCCTTGCCCTAGGCTCTCAAAAGCCCCTCATCGGTGTAAATCACGTCGAAGCTCATCTCTATGCAGCTTATATGACCGTAGAAGAAGTTCTATTTCCCGCCTTAGGTCTTGTCGCTTCAGGAGCCCATACAGCCACATTTCTAATGGAAAATCCTTATACTTATAAGCTAATTGGCAAGACACGTGATGACGCTATAGGCGAAACATTTGATAAAGTCGCTCGTTTTTTAGGACTCCCTTATCCCGGCGGCTCTTGCATCGAAAAACTTGCCTCCCAAGGTGAAGAACACGCCTATCCATTCCCCTCGGCAAAAGTCCCAGGCCATGATTTTTCCTTCAGTGGGCTAAAAACTGCAGTACTCTATACAATTAGGGGAAAAAATAGCAATCATCGCACCCCCCTTCCTAAACTAGAGGAACAGAAGCAAAAGAACATCGCAGCCTCTTTTCAAAGGGCTGCTTGCGCAACTATTGTACAAAAACTTTCTCCTATTATAAAAGAATTTTCGTGTCGGTCTATGTTGATTGGGGGGGGAGTAGCAGCAAATGCTTACTTCCAGTCTGCGATAAAAGCAGCTTGTAACTTACCCCTATTTTTTCCCCCAGCAACACTATGTTCCGACAACGCGGCTATGATCGCAGGTCTCGGAAAAGAATGTTTTCAACAAAAAATCCACACTCCAGGAATCCGTCCATGCGCAAGACATCATTGGGAATCTGCCTCTGTTTCCTCCTCACCTCACCCCTAA
- the argR gene encoding arginine repressor: MKEIDRILKEILSREGAATQEELCAKLSALGIAMTQSSVSRWLRKIQAVKVPGEYGGARYTLPVSSEDPKMCHLVLSIRYNASLIVIHTAPGSASWIAGLLDQGLKEQILGTLAGDDTIFVTPVAEEELPLLAKAIENLLKVFLD; encoded by the coding sequence ATGAAAGAAATTGATAGGATATTAAAAGAAATTTTAAGTCGAGAAGGCGCTGCTACACAAGAGGAATTATGTGCCAAGCTTTCGGCTTTAGGGATTGCTATGACCCAGTCTTCCGTATCTCGATGGTTACGTAAGATTCAAGCGGTTAAAGTTCCTGGAGAATACGGGGGCGCACGCTATACTCTTCCTGTGTCTTCCGAAGATCCAAAAATGTGTCATTTGGTACTCTCCATTCGTTATAATGCTTCTTTGATAGTAATACATACAGCTCCCGGCTCTGCTTCTTGGATTGCGGGGTTGTTAGATCAGGGATTAAAAGAACAAATTTTAGGAACTCTAGCTGGAGACGACACAATTTTTGTGACTCCTGTAGCGGAAGAAGAACTACCTCTTCTTGCGAAGGCTATTGAAAATCTCTTGAAAGTTTTCTTGGATTGA
- a CDS encoding amino acid ABC transporter permease: MEHRIATAILLLRGCGYTLFISSIAILCGSMWGLLIGTVSSRYFCCRIVRFLANSYVTVIRGTPLFIQILILYFGLPAVIHLEPTPLASGIIALSINSAAYLAENIRGGINALSLGQWESAKVLGYKKYQIFFYIIYPQVFKNILPSLTNEFVSLIKESSILMVVGVSELTKVSKDIVSRELNPMEMYTICAGLYLVMTTTFSFVARLLERRQGYDN, from the coding sequence TTGGAGCACCGGATAGCTACAGCAATATTATTACTACGAGGGTGTGGATATACTTTGTTTATCAGTAGTATTGCGATTCTTTGTGGTTCGATGTGGGGTCTCTTGATTGGAACGGTAAGCTCTCGTTATTTTTGCTGTCGTATTGTTCGGTTTCTGGCAAATAGTTATGTAACAGTCATTCGAGGCACGCCTTTATTTATCCAGATTTTGATTCTATATTTTGGTCTGCCTGCTGTGATTCACTTGGAGCCGACGCCGTTGGCCTCAGGAATCATTGCGTTGAGTATCAATTCTGCAGCTTATCTCGCTGAAAATATTCGTGGAGGAATTAATGCTCTTTCCTTAGGACAATGGGAATCTGCCAAGGTTTTGGGATATAAAAAGTATCAAATTTTTTTTTATATTATCTATCCTCAAGTTTTTAAAAACATATTGCCCTCACTAACAAATGAATTTGTTTCTTTGATTAAGGAGAGCAGTATTCTCATGGTTGTAGGTGTTTCAGAACTTACCAAAGTAAGTAAAGATATTGTTTCTAGGGAGCTGAACCCTATGGAAATGTATACAATTTGTGCTGGACTGTATTTAGTAATGACAACGACATTTTCCTTTGTTGCAAGATTGTTAGAAAGAAGGCAGGGGTATGACAATTAG
- a CDS encoding ATP-binding cassette domain-containing protein translates to MTIRVENLGYSVNAKKILHDVSFSLEKGRITLFIGKSGSGKTTILRALVGLIQPSQGCILIEGESPVLVFQQPELFSHMTVIGNCIHPQVHVKHRKLEEAREHAYNFLRFLDIEDVAESYPCQLSGGQRHRVAIVRSLCMDKRTLLFDEPTAALDPFATGSFKRLLEMLRDQDLTIGVSTHDMHLVQTFLDRVYLIDHGSVVGNYDKHNGDLCPEHPLFKYLNSTF, encoded by the coding sequence ATGACAATTAGGGTGGAAAACCTGGGATATTCTGTGAATGCTAAAAAAATTTTGCATGATGTTTCTTTTTCTTTAGAAAAAGGGCGCATCACCTTATTTATAGGTAAGAGTGGCTCGGGAAAAACAACAATTTTACGAGCTCTTGTGGGTCTTATACAGCCTAGCCAAGGTTGTATCTTGATTGAGGGAGAGAGTCCTGTTTTAGTTTTTCAGCAGCCCGAGCTATTTTCTCATATGACAGTCATTGGCAACTGTATCCATCCTCAAGTGCATGTTAAACATAGGAAACTTGAGGAAGCCAGAGAACATGCTTACAATTTTTTGCGATTTTTAGACATAGAAGATGTTGCCGAGAGTTATCCTTGTCAACTTTCTGGAGGTCAACGTCATCGGGTTGCTATAGTTCGTTCTTTGTGTATGGATAAGCGTACTTTGCTTTTTGATGAGCCTACAGCAGCTTTGGATCCTTTTGCAACAGGATCTTTTAAACGTCTTTTGGAGATGTTACGTGATCAAGATTTGACTATAGGAGTTTCTACTCATGATATGCACCTTGTTCAGACTTTTTTAGATCGTGTCTATCTTATAGATCATGGGAGTGTTGTTGGAAATTATGACAAGCATAACGGAGATTTATGTCCTGAGCACCCCTTATTTAAATATTTAAATTCGACATTTTGA
- a CDS encoding YihY/virulence factor BrkB family protein, whose translation MFRKLFLFSKKKPVQKKYLRNNRIIKSFILALKVLLHNETSKEACVLSYYGLLTCVPILVFFLRLSQYLFANLNWEEWLMIKFPDYKEPILAIVEAAYHVSTSSIGLVLVGSFFIFCWAGILILLSLEDGLNKIFRTSWTPISFQRLVTYFIITLISPMIFIIVCGSWIYITQIMPLQYAKLFTLSHSMTTLYFISRLVPYILLYLALFCCYAFLPRVNVEKSSALISTLIIGTVWIFFQKIFFSLQVHLFNYSFTYGALVALPSFLLLLYLYAIIYLFGGAFTFILQNHGYTFIFPGNKLLPNCYSKLIISTYILAVITNYFNVELPSPTAQVISRHSKIPIGEILECLDILEKEGLIVCHKKGYKPAFNLAELTVNDIITRLLHPNTCVKLYTNAAITFIEKRLEDMFEQFSKNRYNPTLMEITKLLR comes from the coding sequence ATGTTTCGGAAACTTTTCCTCTTTTCCAAGAAAAAACCTGTGCAAAAGAAATATCTTCGAAACAATAGGATTATAAAATCTTTTATTCTAGCTCTTAAAGTCCTCTTACACAATGAGACTTCTAAAGAAGCGTGTGTATTGAGCTACTATGGCTTGCTTACCTGTGTCCCTATTTTAGTCTTTTTTCTTCGGTTATCGCAATACCTCTTCGCAAATTTAAATTGGGAAGAGTGGCTCATGATTAAGTTTCCTGATTACAAAGAACCTATCCTTGCCATTGTAGAAGCTGCCTACCATGTCTCCACAAGCAGCATAGGTTTAGTGCTTGTTGGTAGTTTCTTTATATTTTGCTGGGCAGGCATTCTCATACTTTTATCCTTAGAAGACGGGCTAAATAAAATCTTCCGGACTAGCTGGACTCCCATATCCTTTCAAAGATTAGTGACATACTTCATCATTACTTTAATTAGTCCTATGATTTTTATTATCGTCTGTGGTTCTTGGATCTATATTACACAAATCATGCCATTGCAATATGCCAAGCTCTTTACCTTGAGCCACTCCATGACAACCCTGTATTTCATCTCAAGACTAGTTCCCTACATTCTTCTTTATCTTGCTTTATTCTGCTGTTATGCCTTCTTACCCCGTGTTAATGTAGAAAAAAGTTCAGCACTTATCTCTACCTTAATTATTGGCACAGTATGGATCTTCTTTCAAAAGATCTTTTTCAGCCTCCAGGTACACCTATTTAACTATAGCTTCACTTATGGAGCTCTTGTTGCTCTCCCTTCATTTCTTCTTCTGCTCTATCTCTATGCAATCATTTATCTATTTGGTGGGGCATTCACCTTCATCCTTCAAAACCATGGGTATACCTTTATCTTCCCCGGGAATAAATTGTTACCCAACTGTTATTCAAAACTCATTATCTCAACCTACATTCTTGCTGTCATAACAAACTACTTTAATGTAGAACTACCCTCCCCAACAGCACAAGTGATATCTAGGCATTCTAAAATTCCCATTGGGGAAATCTTAGAATGCCTAGATATCCTAGAAAAGGAGGGACTCATTGTTTGTCACAAGAAAGGTTATAAACCCGCCTTTAACCTTGCAGAACTCACAGTGAACGATATTATAACCCGGTTACTACACCCAAATACTTGTGTAAAACTTTATACCAATGCAGCGATCACTTTTATAGAAAAACGACTTGAAGATATGTTTGAGCAGTTTTCTAAAAACAGATATAACCCAACTCTTATGGAAATTACCAAATTACTGAGATGA
- a CDS encoding class I SAM-dependent methyltransferase has protein sequence MFSKSLCKTKKYVPATMSTSWDLLAFDYHKLVQTQGHYYHRKVILPQLLPLLSLTSEASLLDIGCGQGVLERAIPKTCRYLGCDISSSLITIANKIRKSRAHNFIVQDFSLPLHMEKMNSPPFSHAVAILSLQNMRFPDHAIQNTAALLQPSGQFFIVLNHPCFRIPRISSWHYDESKKLVARQINRYLSSITIPIKTHPGKENSSYSHSFHFPLTYWVQALSSSGFVIQGLQEWISPKTSTGKRAKAENLCRKEFPLFLMISCIKMK, from the coding sequence ATGTTTTCAAAATCCTTGTGCAAAACCAAGAAGTATGTTCCTGCTACTATGTCTACTTCATGGGATCTTTTGGCTTTTGATTATCATAAACTTGTTCAAACTCAGGGTCATTATTATCATAGAAAAGTTATTCTTCCTCAGTTGCTTCCTCTACTTTCTCTAACATCGGAAGCTTCCTTACTTGATATCGGTTGTGGTCAAGGAGTCTTAGAAAGAGCGATTCCGAAGACATGCCGTTACCTAGGATGCGATATTTCATCTAGCCTTATTACAATAGCAAATAAAATCCGTAAATCACGTGCTCATAACTTTATTGTTCAAGATTTTAGCTTGCCTTTGCACATGGAGAAGATGAACTCTCCACCTTTTTCTCATGCAGTTGCTATCCTTTCATTGCAAAATATGCGTTTCCCTGATCATGCAATACAAAATACAGCAGCTCTATTACAACCTTCAGGACAGTTTTTTATTGTGTTAAATCACCCTTGTTTCCGAATTCCTCGTATTTCATCATGGCACTATGATGAAAGTAAGAAACTTGTGGCTCGACAAATAAATCGCTATCTTTCTTCAATAACAATTCCTATTAAAACACATCCAGGAAAAGAGAATTCTTCTTATTCCCATTCTTTTCATTTCCCTCTTACATATTGGGTTCAGGCCTTATCCTCAAGTGGCTTTGTTATCCAAGGCCTTCAGGAATGGATATCTCCAAAAACTTCAACGGGAAAGCGAGCAAAAGCTGAAAATTTGTGTCGGAAAGAATTTCCATTATTTTTGATGATTTCATGTATTAAAATGAAATAA
- the rpe gene encoding ribulose-phosphate 3-epimerase translates to MKKLHRVLIAPSIMGADLTCLGAETKRIEQAGADFIHIDIMDGHFVPNLTFGPSIVAAINRSTDLFLEIHAMMYAPFEFIEAFVCSGADRIIVHFEASEDIQELLSYIKKCGVQVGLAFSPDTSIEFIPPFLPLCDVVLLMSVYPGFCGQGFLKDTLDKIIFTRHAIQKLNLGGSCLIEVDGGIDLDSAQICREAGADILVTASYLFEVDAISMTDKVLLLRGENHGTQ, encoded by the coding sequence GTGAAGAAACTACACCGTGTATTGATAGCTCCTTCCATTATGGGTGCTGATCTTACGTGTTTAGGTGCAGAGACAAAAAGGATAGAGCAAGCTGGAGCGGATTTTATCCACATTGACATTATGGATGGGCATTTTGTTCCTAACTTGACGTTTGGTCCTAGCATAGTAGCTGCAATTAATAGATCAACGGATTTATTTTTAGAAATTCACGCCATGATGTATGCGCCTTTTGAATTTATAGAGGCTTTTGTTTGCTCAGGAGCAGATAGGATTATTGTTCATTTTGAGGCTTCTGAGGATATTCAAGAGCTATTGTCTTATATAAAAAAATGCGGAGTGCAAGTAGGTTTGGCTTTTTCTCCAGATACTTCTATAGAATTCATCCCCCCATTTTTACCTTTATGTGACGTTGTATTGCTGATGTCTGTTTACCCAGGGTTTTGTGGTCAAGGTTTCTTAAAGGATACTCTCGACAAAATCATTTTTACTCGTCATGCTATACAGAAGTTAAATTTAGGAGGCTCATGTTTGATAGAAGTGGATGGGGGGATTGATCTGGATTCTGCACAAATATGTCGTGAGGCTGGGGCTGATATTTTAGTGACAGCCTCTTATCTATTTGAAGTGGATGCTATCTCAATGACCGATAAAGTTTTGTTGCTCCGAGGAGAAAATCATGGTACTCAGTAG